In Syntrophomonas wolfei subsp. wolfei str. Goettingen G311, a single window of DNA contains:
- a CDS encoding AbrB/MazE/SpoVT family DNA-binding domain-containing protein — protein sequence MLKSTGVVRKVDELGRIVIPIELRRTMGIEEKDALEIYVDSEKIILKKYEPACIFCGNAEEVVNYKGKNLCKSCLTELSKQVI from the coding sequence ATGCTAAAATCAACTGGCGTTGTCCGTAAGGTGGACGAGTTGGGTCGCATTGTAATTCCGATTGAATTACGTCGAACTATGGGGATAGAGGAAAAGGACGCACTGGAAATCTATGTTGACAGTGAAAAGATAATCCTCAAGAAGTATGAACCTGCATGTATCTTCTGTGGTAATGCAGAAGAAGTGGTCAACTACAAAGGGAAAAACTTATGCAAAAGCTGCCTTACTGAGCTCAGCAAGCAGGTAATCTAG
- a CDS encoding tRNA1(Val) (adenine(37)-N6)-methyltransferase — MDKVNMMPDDQEESLDDLVLGGMKLFQSREGYRFSLDAILLAHFPVLDGIKQAVDLGTGNGVIALLLAYRAPSLRVTGIEIQESMIKRARKNIAFNHLEERIDLIQADIKNIKEYLPPQGAELVVSNPPFWKKGEGKLSLNPEKAVARHELEVELADLVRAAAYILLPRGCFCLIQRAERLQEIARLFSANGLVLRRIRPVYPLPEREARMILLEGQKGGAGGLTILPPLFVYENPGVYSAELQKLYGFSK, encoded by the coding sequence GTGGACAAGGTAAATATGATGCCGGACGACCAGGAGGAAAGCCTGGATGATCTCGTTTTGGGCGGTATGAAACTATTTCAATCCCGGGAAGGCTACCGTTTTTCCCTGGATGCAATACTTCTGGCCCATTTTCCTGTACTGGACGGAATAAAGCAGGCGGTGGATCTGGGCACCGGAAACGGAGTTATTGCTCTGTTGCTGGCTTACCGTGCTCCCTCTTTGCGAGTGACCGGTATCGAAATACAGGAAAGCATGATCAAAAGAGCCAGGAAGAATATTGCCTTCAACCATCTAGAGGAAAGGATTGACCTGATTCAGGCTGATATCAAGAACATAAAGGAATACTTACCTCCTCAGGGGGCAGAACTGGTCGTTTCCAACCCACCCTTCTGGAAAAAGGGAGAAGGGAAATTGAGCCTAAATCCAGAGAAAGCCGTTGCCCGCCATGAATTGGAAGTGGAGCTCGCCGATCTTGTTCGAGCTGCTGCTTATATACTGCTTCCCAGGGGGTGCTTCTGTCTTATACAGAGAGCGGAGAGACTACAGGAAATAGCCCGGCTTTTTTCCGCCAATGGACTGGTATTGCGGAGAATAAGACCGGTTTATCCGTTGCCGGAACGAGAGGCTAGAATGATACTCTTGGAAGGCCAAAAGGGAGGAGCAGGGGGCTTGACCATCCTGCCTCCGCTTTTCGTTTACGAGAATCCCGGGGTTTACAGCGCCGAACTGCAAAAATTGTACGGCTTTTCAAAGTAA
- the tmk gene encoding dTMP kinase produces MKKEWREMENKGLFISLEGIDGCGKTSVKEGLLQYFSKFPVLSIREPGGTLISEKIREILLDEKNQEITARTEAFLYAAARSQLVEELIRPALLQGKIVLADRYLDSTIAYQGYGRGLDLGFLTTLNQLCTSGLKPHLTLLLDIDPAEGQRRKKKDIPDRLEKEGIEFQSRVREGYLKIARQESERIKLLDAGKDFKEVLQEAIEYIEDIWPARGRA; encoded by the coding sequence GTGAAAAAGGAATGGAGAGAAATGGAGAACAAGGGACTCTTTATCAGCCTGGAAGGTATTGATGGTTGCGGCAAGACCAGTGTTAAAGAAGGATTGCTGCAGTATTTTAGCAAATTCCCCGTTCTAAGTATACGAGAGCCGGGGGGAACGCTAATTTCGGAAAAAATCAGGGAAATTCTTTTGGATGAAAAAAACCAAGAAATAACAGCCAGGACGGAAGCTTTTCTTTATGCGGCAGCGCGCAGTCAACTGGTGGAAGAGCTTATTCGCCCCGCCCTCTTGCAGGGAAAAATAGTTCTGGCTGATCGCTACCTGGATTCAACTATTGCCTATCAGGGATATGGAAGAGGTTTGGACCTGGGATTTCTAACGACTTTAAACCAGCTCTGTACCAGTGGTTTGAAGCCCCATCTAACCTTGTTGCTGGATATTGACCCGGCTGAGGGGCAGAGGAGAAAGAAAAAGGATATTCCAGACCGTCTGGAGAAAGAAGGGATAGAGTTCCAAAGCCGGGTACGCGAGGGATATTTAAAAATAGCCCGGCAAGAATCGGAGCGTATCAAGCTCCTGGATGCGGGGAAGGATTTTAAAGAGGTTCTGCAGGAAGCTATTGAGTACATAGAAGATATTTGGCCCGCAAGGGGCCGGGCTTAA
- a CDS encoding 3D domain-containing protein yields MGIVWSKQRAYLAAVLGLVLLVSLFFALQKPVSIEVDGKLIKSSVFFSGTVREVLDKNHITLKEKDKVEPSLNAPVKKKMKITVVRAFKVKVVADGCSREVLSIPVSIKEAIKLAGFQLGEQDIIKTTATSLTIPNQEIEIIRVTQEEQEVKEPIAFQMERTSDNTLERGLSRTIKQGKNGVALNTFKVTYHNGKEVKREVIGSKTLLEPVNKLVALGTITSVSRAGQRLDFREAKYMNASAYTYTGRNTATGRQPAVGLVAVDPSVVPMGSKLYIEGYGYAEAADTGGAIKGNRLDLFMEERSQCLNWGNRTVKVYILE; encoded by the coding sequence ATGGGTATTGTGTGGTCTAAGCAACGAGCTTACCTGGCCGCTGTATTGGGCCTGGTTCTGCTGGTAAGCCTGTTCTTTGCCCTGCAAAAACCAGTAAGTATTGAGGTTGATGGCAAGCTAATAAAAAGCAGTGTTTTCTTTTCTGGAACCGTAAGGGAGGTTCTGGATAAAAACCACATAACGCTTAAGGAAAAAGACAAAGTTGAACCTTCATTAAATGCTCCGGTAAAGAAAAAGATGAAGATCACTGTAGTCAGGGCTTTTAAAGTGAAAGTTGTAGCCGATGGTTGTAGCCGGGAAGTATTAAGCATACCGGTTTCAATTAAAGAGGCTATCAAATTAGCAGGATTCCAGCTGGGAGAGCAGGATATTATTAAAACCACTGCCACCTCCCTAACCATCCCTAACCAGGAGATTGAGATTATCCGCGTCACTCAGGAAGAACAGGAAGTAAAAGAGCCCATTGCTTTCCAGATGGAAAGAACCAGCGACAACACCCTGGAGAGAGGATTGAGCAGGACCATCAAACAGGGGAAGAACGGGGTAGCTCTAAACACCTTTAAGGTTACTTACCATAACGGTAAAGAAGTCAAACGTGAAGTAATTGGCAGCAAGACGCTACTTGAACCAGTAAATAAGCTGGTGGCCCTGGGGACTATCACCAGTGTCTCCAGAGCTGGGCAACGCTTGGATTTCCGGGAAGCAAAATATATGAATGCCTCTGCTTATACCTACACCGGTCGCAATACTGCTACGGGAAGACAACCGGCGGTGGGTTTGGTAGCGGTTGATCCCAGTGTTGTTCCAATGGGAAGCAAGCTCTATATTGAGGGTTATGGTTATGCTGAGGCCGCTGATACCGGAGGAGCCATCAAAGGAAACCGCCTGGATCTCTTTATGGAAGAACGATCCCAATGCTTAAACTGGGGGAATCGAACCGTAAAAGTCTATATACTCGAATAA
- a CDS encoding PSP1 domain-containing protein — protein MVWVVGVRFKPAGKIYHFACEGHDLEEGDPVIVETVRGVEYGIVAVGKRDLDGEKLIQPLRNVIRKAKPEDSKTWEKNQQKGREALDICKQKIKEHQLPMRLIDVEYTFDLGKIIFYFTAEGRVDFRELVKDLAAIFKTRIELRQIGVRDEAKMLGGIGACGRILCCKSFLGEFQPVSIRMAKEQNLSLNPTKISGICGRLMCCLKYESELYDTATNGENQHGKNSSRAKNNNSGTDS, from the coding sequence TTGGTTTGGGTGGTAGGCGTCCGCTTTAAACCAGCGGGTAAAATATACCATTTTGCTTGTGAAGGCCATGATTTGGAAGAAGGAGACCCGGTAATTGTTGAAACTGTACGGGGTGTGGAGTATGGTATTGTAGCCGTGGGAAAACGAGATCTGGATGGAGAAAAGCTTATACAACCTTTAAGAAATGTAATCCGTAAAGCTAAACCTGAGGACAGCAAAACCTGGGAAAAGAATCAGCAAAAGGGCAGGGAGGCTTTGGATATATGTAAGCAAAAAATCAAAGAACACCAGCTGCCTATGCGCTTAATCGATGTTGAATACACCTTTGACCTGGGTAAGATAATTTTTTATTTTACCGCTGAAGGGCGGGTGGATTTTCGTGAACTGGTGAAAGACCTGGCCGCTATATTCAAGACCCGGATTGAACTGAGGCAAATCGGAGTAAGAGACGAAGCCAAGATGCTGGGAGGGATTGGTGCCTGTGGCAGGATACTTTGCTGTAAGTCCTTTTTAGGGGAATTCCAACCCGTTTCCATACGCATGGCCAAAGAACAGAATTTGTCACTTAATCCCACCAAGATTTCAGGAATATGCGGGCGTTTAATGTGTTGCTTGAAATATGAATCAGAGCTCTATGATACCGCAACAAATGGGGAGAACCAGCATGGAAAAAACAGTTCAAGAGCTAAAAATAATAATTCGGGAACTGATTCTTGA
- the rsmI gene encoding 16S rRNA (cytidine(1402)-2'-O)-methyltransferase: MKTGKLYICGTPIGNLDDVSIRLLKTLRKVDLIACEDTRMTIKLLNRFKIKTRMISYHEHSKREKEDYLIAQLLQGQNIALVSDAGMPTISDPGEELIRRALQTGIPLEVIPGPSALTAALALSGMDTSAFTFAGFLPHRRSRRRGELEQLQSEQKTIILYEAPHRLRECLLDIVEIMGAERKLAIARELTKKHEEIRRGTAGELLHHFSASPPRGEICLLIAPAEDKAAETNWELIIAETEELINLGMDKKEAFKIKAKNYGIKKNELYKYFVEKKRPGIQD, from the coding sequence TTGAAAACAGGTAAATTATACATCTGCGGAACGCCCATAGGAAATCTGGATGATGTCAGTATCAGGCTGTTAAAAACATTGCGCAAGGTAGACCTTATTGCCTGTGAAGACACCCGCATGACCATTAAGCTGCTAAACCGCTTCAAGATAAAAACCCGCATGATTAGCTACCATGAACATAGCAAACGGGAAAAGGAAGACTATCTGATAGCCCAGTTGCTGCAAGGCCAAAACATAGCCCTGGTTTCCGATGCCGGTATGCCAACTATTTCCGATCCGGGGGAAGAACTAATAAGACGGGCTTTACAAACAGGTATTCCGCTGGAGGTAATACCAGGACCATCAGCCCTTACTGCGGCATTGGCTCTATCCGGTATGGATACTTCAGCTTTTACTTTCGCAGGCTTTTTACCCCATCGTCGTTCACGCCGAAGGGGAGAACTGGAGCAATTGCAAAGCGAGCAAAAGACGATTATTTTATATGAAGCGCCTCATCGTTTACGGGAATGCCTGCTTGATATTGTAGAAATAATGGGAGCAGAGAGGAAGCTGGCCATAGCTCGGGAACTAACAAAAAAACATGAAGAAATAAGACGAGGAACGGCAGGAGAGTTGCTGCATCATTTTAGCGCCTCTCCCCCGCGAGGCGAAATATGCCTTTTGATAGCCCCTGCTGAAGATAAAGCCGCCGAAACAAACTGGGAGCTCATTATAGCAGAGACAGAAGAATTAATAAACTTGGGGATGGATAAAAAAGAAGCCTTCAAGATAAAGGCAAAAAATTACGGTATAAAAAAGAATGAGCTATACAAATATTTTGTCGAAAAAAAACGACCCGGCATTCAGGATTGA
- a CDS encoding TatD family hydrolase, translating to MLIDTHAHLQDPAFNQDRKEIMQRAKTAGLEKIICIGYDYETSVEAVQLARQFPEVYAVVGVHPHDAKTLSTGVLAQLYDLARDPRVVAIGETGLDYYRNLSSPEEQRKAFKEQIKLAHELYKPLVIHDRDAHQEVLDIIKKEKAGKNEGIMHCYSGHLPLAVELMKEGFYISFAGPLTFKNAKKTQEVAARVSLERILIETDCPYLTPEPFRGKRNEPALVVHTARKLAELRHKTEEEIAYITSQNARRIYRIKD from the coding sequence ATGTTAATAGACACCCATGCTCATTTGCAGGATCCCGCCTTTAACCAGGACCGGAAGGAAATTATGCAGCGGGCTAAAACAGCCGGGCTGGAGAAAATAATCTGTATCGGCTATGATTACGAGACTTCTGTGGAAGCAGTGCAGCTGGCCCGCCAGTTTCCCGAGGTTTATGCGGTGGTAGGAGTACATCCCCATGATGCTAAAACCCTGAGCACTGGGGTGTTGGCCCAACTATACGACCTGGCCCGTGACCCCCGAGTGGTGGCTATTGGAGAAACCGGACTGGATTATTACCGCAACCTTTCCTCCCCCGAAGAACAGAGGAAAGCCTTTAAAGAACAGATAAAACTGGCCCATGAGCTCTATAAACCGCTGGTTATTCATGATCGTGATGCCCACCAGGAGGTCTTGGATATTATCAAAAAGGAAAAGGCCGGGAAAAATGAAGGTATTATGCACTGCTATTCCGGTCATCTGCCTCTGGCGGTGGAACTGATGAAAGAGGGTTTTTATATCTCGTTTGCCGGTCCCCTAACTTTTAAGAATGCCAAAAAGACCCAGGAGGTAGCGGCCCGAGTATCGCTGGAGCGGATTTTAATAGAAACGGACTGTCCCTACTTAACCCCGGAACCCTTCCGGGGAAAAAGAAATGAGCCGGCATTAGTAGTACATACTGCCAGGAAACTGGCAGAATTGCGCCATAAAACCGAAGAAGAAATCGCCTATATTACCAGCCAGAATGCTCGGAGAATCTACCGTATCAAAGATTGA
- the metG gene encoding methionine--tRNA ligase: protein MQRKKSYYITTPIYYPSDNLHIGHAYTTVAADCMARFKRMQGYDVFYLTGTDEHGQKIEKAAREKGMEPIKYVDGIVESIRQLWETMLITHTDFIRTTEARHEQLVQKIFNKVYEQGDIFISQYEGWYCTPCETFFTERQLAEGNCPDCGREVELLKEESYFFNMSKYADRLLEHIETHPDFIQPESRRNEVVNFIKMGLEDLCVSRTTFQWGVPVPFNQKHVVYVWFDALINYLTAIGYMDDEEKFKQYWPADVHLMAKDIIRFHAIIWPIMLMALDLPLPKKVCAHGWIMLEGGKMSKSKGNVVDPVVLVKKYGVDAVRYYLVRELSFGQDGYYSEEMLVNRINSDLANDLGNLISRTIAMIERYFDGVIPVSGIAEALDEDLINTAREAYREATEKLDKLDFASYIMATRKLVSRANKYIDETAPWLLAKEVAKKERLASVMYNLAESIRIALIMLAPCMPTLLSRANRQIEIFDLNQNLDWDEAAEWGRCKAGSKVRRGEPLFPRIDIKSLESGEQLPMESPGEKKVEKSPPAVTELVDIEEFARIDLRVAEVIACEKMKKADKLLVLRLRVGEEERTVVSGIAQYYSPEELLGKKVVLVANLKPVKLRGVLSQGMILAADGDKVEVLLVDQDVPSGSRVK from the coding sequence GTGCAGAGAAAGAAAAGTTATTACATCACCACTCCTATTTATTACCCCAGCGATAATTTACATATTGGGCATGCCTATACCACCGTGGCCGCTGATTGCATGGCCCGTTTCAAACGAATGCAGGGTTATGATGTTTTTTACTTGACCGGTACCGATGAACACGGGCAAAAGATCGAAAAAGCGGCCCGGGAGAAAGGTATGGAACCCATCAAGTATGTGGATGGTATCGTAGAAAGCATCCGCCAGCTCTGGGAAACCATGCTGATTACCCATACAGATTTTATACGCACCACCGAAGCCCGGCATGAGCAGTTAGTACAAAAAATATTCAACAAGGTCTATGAACAGGGAGATATTTTTATTTCCCAGTATGAGGGCTGGTATTGCACCCCCTGTGAGACATTTTTCACGGAAAGACAGCTGGCCGAAGGGAATTGCCCTGATTGTGGCCGTGAAGTGGAGCTATTGAAGGAAGAAAGCTATTTTTTCAATATGTCTAAATATGCTGATCGCCTGCTGGAGCATATTGAAACTCACCCGGATTTTATTCAGCCCGAATCCCGGCGTAATGAAGTAGTCAACTTCATAAAAATGGGTCTGGAAGATCTGTGTGTATCTCGGACTACCTTCCAGTGGGGGGTACCGGTGCCCTTTAACCAAAAGCATGTGGTATATGTCTGGTTTGATGCTTTAATAAACTACCTGACAGCTATAGGTTATATGGATGATGAAGAAAAGTTTAAGCAGTATTGGCCAGCGGATGTACACTTGATGGCCAAAGACATAATTCGCTTTCATGCGATTATTTGGCCCATAATGTTGATGGCTTTGGATTTACCTTTGCCCAAAAAGGTCTGTGCCCATGGTTGGATAATGCTGGAGGGCGGGAAGATGTCCAAATCCAAGGGAAATGTGGTTGATCCGGTTGTTTTGGTTAAGAAATACGGAGTTGATGCGGTAAGATACTACCTGGTCAGGGAACTGAGTTTTGGCCAGGATGGCTATTATTCGGAAGAAATGCTGGTAAATCGTATAAATTCTGATCTGGCCAATGACCTGGGTAATCTTATCAGCCGTACTATAGCCATGATAGAGAGATATTTTGATGGGGTTATACCCGTTTCGGGTATAGCGGAAGCCCTTGATGAGGATTTAATAAATACGGCCCGGGAGGCGTACCGGGAAGCTACTGAAAAACTGGATAAACTGGATTTCGCCTCATATATAATGGCTACTCGCAAGCTGGTATCGCGGGCCAATAAATATATCGATGAAACTGCGCCCTGGCTTTTGGCTAAAGAGGTAGCGAAAAAAGAGCGCCTGGCCAGCGTCATGTATAACCTGGCAGAGAGCATCCGTATCGCCCTGATAATGCTGGCTCCATGCATGCCGACACTACTGTCCAGAGCCAACCGTCAAATAGAGATATTTGACCTTAATCAGAATCTTGATTGGGATGAAGCGGCGGAGTGGGGTCGTTGTAAAGCTGGCAGCAAGGTTCGCCGGGGCGAGCCCCTGTTCCCGCGGATAGATATAAAATCCCTGGAATCTGGAGAGCAACTGCCTATGGAGTCACCCGGGGAGAAAAAAGTGGAGAAGAGCCCGCCCGCTGTTACGGAATTGGTTGATATTGAGGAATTTGCCCGGATCGATCTGCGGGTAGCTGAAGTTATCGCTTGCGAAAAAATGAAGAAGGCTGATAAACTACTGGTTTTACGCTTGCGAGTGGGAGAGGAAGAACGCACAGTAGTTTCAGGTATTGCGCAATATTATTCCCCGGAGGAATTGCTGGGTAAAAAAGTGGTGCTGGTAGCCAACTTGAAGCCGGTAAAATTAAGAGGGGTATTGTCTCAGGGGATGATACTGGCCGCTGATGGAGATAAGGTGGAGGTTTTGCTGGTGGATCAGGATGTACCTTCTGGAAGCCGGGTGAAATAG
- a CDS encoding ATP-binding protein, which yields MDIFSSIVGQERASSLLQKSLETGTISHAYLFLGPAGVGKMSCARAFAQAIIGRDDNDAMVFFREKIHPDLLILEKEEGRSVISKEQISQKLEPWLGLKPYRASQRVAIIRDSQLMSNEAANALLKNLEEPPEYAVIILIADDQNILETIVSRCQLVRFNSLADKDIEQILRNREVEPLKAAQAASLGQGSVATAIRFAQEKDYEKIWETSRNIITDLSGEEIVEVYKSAERMELAPELIVNLLISLLRDINIYQQTRKEELLVLPGSSELANSIRQVQPQHLTAALDKIMNLKNYYRSNVNSLIINVNISYEIWQAFNS from the coding sequence ATGGATATTTTCTCTTCAATAGTGGGACAGGAACGGGCGAGCAGTCTGCTACAAAAAAGTCTGGAGACGGGCACAATAAGCCATGCCTATCTTTTTTTGGGTCCGGCGGGAGTGGGGAAAATGTCTTGTGCCCGGGCCTTTGCCCAGGCTATTATTGGCCGGGATGATAATGACGCCATGGTTTTTTTCCGGGAAAAGATACACCCGGATTTATTAATCCTGGAAAAGGAAGAAGGGCGAAGTGTAATAAGTAAAGAACAAATCTCACAGAAACTTGAGCCCTGGCTCGGATTGAAGCCTTACCGGGCTTCCCAACGAGTAGCCATTATTCGGGACAGTCAGCTTATGAGTAATGAAGCAGCCAATGCCTTACTTAAAAACCTGGAGGAACCACCGGAATACGCCGTGATTATCCTGATTGCCGATGACCAAAATATCTTGGAAACCATAGTATCACGCTGTCAGCTTGTTCGCTTTAATTCCCTGGCAGATAAAGATATCGAGCAAATCCTGCGTAATCGCGAAGTGGAGCCATTAAAGGCTGCTCAGGCTGCCAGCCTGGGACAAGGTAGTGTGGCTACTGCTATACGCTTTGCCCAGGAAAAGGATTATGAAAAGATATGGGAGACAAGCCGGAATATAATTACAGATCTGAGTGGGGAAGAAATAGTCGAAGTATATAAGTCGGCGGAAAGGATGGAACTGGCCCCGGAATTAATCGTAAACCTCTTGATAAGCCTGTTGCGTGATATTAATATTTACCAGCAAACCCGTAAAGAGGAACTGCTGGTTTTGCCCGGTAGTTCTGAGCTGGCCAACTCCATAAGGCAAGTGCAGCCTCAGCATCTTACAGCCGCCCTTGATAAGATAATGAACTTGAAAAATTATTATCGTAGCAATGTAAATTCACTAATTATCAATGTTAATATCAGCTATGAAATTTGGCAAGCCTTTAACTCTTAA
- a CDS encoding aminotransferase class I/II-fold pyridoxal phosphate-dependent enzyme → MQHKATPIYSALKSYMAENNLRLHMPGHSGGKGFKVEELRAVAAMDLSEVPGLDDLHLPTQAIKSARSLLADAFGAGQSLFLVNGATSGIHALFLSLLPEGTKVIVPRNAHRSFYGGMVLSGALPVYLPCRLAPGLGVALANRSEDIYHLLKQNPEVKGVFLCSPSYYGTCSELDQISLLLREKNKLLLVDEAHGGHFPFHSAYPRPALQSGADAVVNGLHKTLPVLNQGACLHLAAGFVEWEQVLATWSLLTTTSPSYPILASIDLARQLMVEEGYSLLERAACLSQNYKSRINQIKGLHCFEEEELKALPGISGVDPLKVLISTQGLIIDGLALAKLLRQKYRIQVELAAPEIILAIMSIFHEGDDWERLYRALEELARDYRARAPVSLVEGEIPPLPCLILAPREAYMATKISLPLDECRGAIAGEIIAAYPPGIPCLLPGELIDDTMLDYLRYLKKSGLRLQGPQDPALNYVKIIE, encoded by the coding sequence TTGCAGCATAAGGCAACACCTATATATTCGGCACTAAAAAGCTATATGGCAGAAAACAATCTGCGCCTGCACATGCCTGGGCATAGTGGGGGGAAAGGCTTCAAAGTTGAAGAGCTAAGAGCGGTGGCGGCCATGGATCTCAGCGAGGTTCCGGGTTTGGATGACCTGCATTTACCTACGCAGGCAATAAAAAGCGCCCGCTCGCTCCTGGCTGATGCCTTTGGCGCCGGACAAAGCCTTTTTCTGGTCAATGGGGCAACTTCAGGGATACACGCTTTGTTTTTAAGTCTCTTACCCGAGGGTACAAAAGTAATAGTACCGCGCAATGCCCATCGTTCTTTTTACGGGGGAATGGTGCTGTCGGGGGCCTTGCCCGTCTACCTGCCTTGCCGCCTGGCTCCCGGATTAGGAGTAGCTCTGGCTAACCGCAGTGAAGATATCTATCATCTCCTAAAGCAAAATCCCGAGGTTAAAGGGGTTTTTCTTTGCAGTCCCAGCTATTATGGGACATGCTCTGAGTTAGACCAGATATCTTTGCTATTAAGGGAAAAGAACAAGCTGCTACTGGTGGATGAAGCCCATGGGGGGCATTTTCCTTTTCACTCTGCTTATCCTCGCCCCGCACTGCAAAGTGGTGCTGATGCAGTTGTTAATGGTTTGCACAAGACTTTACCGGTGTTAAACCAGGGAGCCTGCCTTCACCTGGCAGCAGGATTTGTTGAATGGGAGCAGGTGTTGGCGACCTGGAGTCTATTAACTACCACCAGTCCCTCTTATCCTATCTTGGCCTCCATAGACCTGGCTCGGCAGCTCATGGTGGAGGAGGGTTATTCTTTACTGGAGCGGGCCGCTTGCCTTTCTCAAAACTACAAAAGCAGGATAAATCAGATTAAAGGTTTACATTGTTTTGAGGAAGAAGAATTAAAAGCCCTGCCTGGTATTTCAGGAGTAGATCCCCTCAAGGTATTGATATCTACGCAGGGGTTAATTATCGATGGTCTGGCTTTAGCTAAATTACTCCGGCAGAAGTACCGGATTCAGGTGGAGCTTGCTGCTCCGGAAATCATTCTGGCCATAATGTCTATTTTTCATGAAGGCGATGATTGGGAAAGATTGTACCGGGCTTTGGAAGAACTGGCCAGGGACTATAGGGCGAGGGCTCCCGTATCTTTAGTAGAAGGGGAAATTCCCCCCCTGCCCTGCTTAATTCTGGCTCCCCGGGAGGCTTATATGGCGACGAAAATATCCCTGCCACTGGATGAATGCCGGGGAGCTATCGCGGGAGAGATAATAGCAGCTTATCCTCCGGGGATTCCCTGTTTATTGCCCGGTGAGCTGATAGATGACACTATGCTCGACTACCTGCGTTACTTGAAAAAATCTGGACTAAGGCTACAAGGTCCACAGGACCCAGCCTTGAATTATGTTAAAATAATAGAGTAG
- a CDS encoding sigma factor G inhibitor Gin, giving the protein MEEKKGILLPRCCICNEVPVEGICGGMKIRRNFLCQKCEEAIVKLTAETADYNEILSRIKALFR; this is encoded by the coding sequence TTGGAAGAAAAAAAGGGGATTCTTCTTCCTCGGTGCTGTATATGCAATGAGGTGCCTGTCGAAGGAATCTGCGGAGGAATGAAAATAAGGCGCAATTTTCTCTGCCAAAAATGTGAAGAGGCCATTGTTAAGCTTACGGCTGAAACTGCCGATTATAATGAAATATTGAGCAGGATAAAAGCCCTTTTTAGATAG
- a CDS encoding YaaR family protein: MKIERGKKELRGFSLLGKADSREIRRGNASSFEQELSQKREAESQLRMQEILKKLDKLGEQLKHKVNLNDLMLYKKLIRNFLQEATAKAYLLQKERGRNRRGRTVLTTISIVDQEVEQLINDFIGKKKEAVDILTTLDKIRGMLVDLMI; encoded by the coding sequence ATGAAAATCGAGCGGGGGAAAAAAGAATTAAGAGGTTTTTCTCTATTGGGGAAAGCCGATTCCCGAGAAATAAGACGAGGAAACGCCAGTAGTTTCGAGCAGGAGCTTAGTCAAAAGAGGGAAGCTGAAAGCCAGCTGCGGATGCAAGAGATTCTCAAGAAGCTGGATAAGCTGGGGGAGCAGCTGAAGCATAAAGTAAATCTCAACGATCTCATGTTATATAAAAAACTGATAAGAAATTTTTTGCAGGAAGCCACCGCTAAAGCCTATTTGCTCCAAAAGGAACGTGGGCGTAACCGCCGGGGTCGAACCGTGCTAACTACCATTTCTATCGTTGATCAGGAAGTAGAACAGCTCATTAATGACTTTATCGGTAAGAAGAAGGAAGCGGTGGATATTCTTACTACCCTGGATAAGATAAGAGGTATGCTGGTGGATTTGATGATATAG
- a CDS encoding initiation control protein YabA has product MEKTVQELKIIIRELILEVGQLKERVTYLERDSSLGQPPQLPEPPSWPDIEVESYENLGKVYKEGYHICPAAFGQSRNEECLFCLAFMEKE; this is encoded by the coding sequence ATGGAAAAAACAGTTCAAGAGCTAAAAATAATAATTCGGGAACTGATTCTTGAGGTGGGACAACTGAAAGAGCGGGTTACTTACCTGGAAAGGGACTCGAGCTTAGGGCAGCCGCCACAATTACCAGAGCCGCCTTCCTGGCCGGATATCGAAGTAGAAAGCTATGAAAACCTGGGAAAAGTATATAAAGAAGGATATCATATTTGTCCGGCTGCTTTTGGGCAAAGCCGTAACGAGGAATGTCTTTTTTGTTTGGCGTTCATGGAGAAGGAGTGA